The Juglans regia cultivar Chandler chromosome 2, Walnut 2.0, whole genome shotgun sequence genome includes a window with the following:
- the LOC108983821 gene encoding uncharacterized protein LOC108983821 isoform X3 — MEEPSSASKDQDPRFEVKVNHEAKLKEILHMINSIEKKLCSDGVKEFIKLLKGNTGGELLRLYIRASSNCSELLDAWKLQRGKPGLSYILSLVSTILGHPDGMYHPNDAERIAVSRVLDKFAKLVMEEYMIDVYKELNSTEVKHQTAALLLMASIVRRRPGLASEFAKKFDFKLKAFSKLSVYKKNQNEKRMKQSSRKAFVGFAMSFLEVGRPGLLRWVLQQKEMYSGVLRGLGDDDDETIIYVLSTLRDRVLVEESLVPPGLRSVLFGSVTLEQLVSISGRETDGPAAELSYHILVLVCSDPCNGLMPDLKRHPSPLKGNPKRLVELMKKLKATEIGYHRDLLLAIVSGSPSFGSAYMEEFPYNLEDFASPTWFSIVSLAANLVSSVGTGHPFGFLDSRSHNPPLFDDEHVQSILKCLFPRPFSRSVINKGLLHSNFVVKHGTLKLLLEALKLLDSFIGALNHGSYLSDQMMQGWASLKQEIQNEVRTLLPDPQVLLTLLSSLTRHSKTHGSCLKRTAYSENFTERSGNKLKKLKKNFGNKDTDIIVSGIGSTPGIALTGDSERVVGSVAGDETDSGKDLMVVIAEIWDLGRHSMPLITLEDTGIFFQSKLLDALKIYIRTAPTALEGSFDFFIGLLNNPLAMPINLQYSLLSLLTEYIGFSPSRGIPIRTPPQMYKHLQSFINLFIFSPIADIKDLSHGLAQAAMFSTGAFDKNLDEIGAWFLFLPSYDRGKSSFKVPEVELLQSLSPVVISFLCDAISTTGNNLFKHWDIVKHYTYHLKGVKEVSPTFSPLAVCALQKCLRLLTSESGSFTLPEKSIISLYVCNTLKYLLQTQVDAGLFSALVESVLSERLGDHCCAVDDSRDFFSEWRPLENLLLFSQSISHQQTSCIFSTDKKAPPVDGSFASTLDEIKRLVRSGDVGNIAGITKAFSSSIICTSPDVILINFPSVMTISCNLRGVPTSILLSEFFLEQSFLTSVSKLWPDMFFTGLEVALSTVHCKDSEDDTCGNPCRSVDSQMVGYDGEFGESESAAAFGLFLKQVPFDVLFPAIMNIEGPYSLEPLKMQDLLLAKLSDSTADCHHISYLRLVLFWIHQIKLSYKSKPLIELQQLADICFNLVENLLAQLLILKTDSDSSRNSGFPFSRQDIQEVAESIFCHPAVVASLSCPIDCKEDLGNINVAETLDVLICLSRRTVHKLDHCILSILTTTSEYLFTLCSDQNFVSKAGKSANKQLVGAFNALVERLFLEARDKFDLCIRTKDMIPFLPTFYCLHALTRFISPFELLEFVQWMFNSIDMYDLTVWKSSKTSPLAVGFCIAAGAFKNLSSYLEHPITKRVSLNALWGIEEENINIDLIEEIYIKVVNFALHSESNFADTCLLEAVNAGSRQKHNDQQSIHPLSLIVSRAIMITPVEMLSHCIYRTSKTKAKLLFLLIETSSLHLSLFGHLFLDIVNKVLHEGNMMEESCGLALSDEDFIILLPAAMSYLNAIFMKFGKQCQRHVENMDSLYSRILWNGFLHWKSFVSGNVFDEEYGEFLPSSTQELLSLVDGSLLGKSIHMLQYHFAHGGVSMKMKRRLKLFDKLFPHSTAQDELLDWVIGEMDSRSLNQSLNHMNRVIAKLSLCRILLFTKNNQMLSLQKEAGGDLKEGSLEMGSNSDASRMRFINILVSIWQWIVKKLPILSDSCAKEKSTDSLCRYLEVFILESIFELTKEMHDDLVQLQSVPFLEQLMRSALLYRFEDPTTLKALRHILTSLCDGEFSRVPYLQLLVAHSQFAPTLHSVSKSSGSSPVGAFLRPMSSILRSLVISSTKHNAVSGKRDVFSRQLEVIKLLRGLFPDKAQFGFDSGKDFGINFRELHLLLLSSYGATLSEVDLMIYSLMHDIESANGSDFVNATETDHLWGSSALKVKKERDVERDMCSDIMTDTEGVGERRKSQFRENLSIDPKICASTVLYFPYDAIAVDEPLSLNKAHPPVVGKIERYDPFFILHFSIHSLSLGYIEPMEFAGLGLLAVAFVSISSSDDRIRKLGYETLGILKCALEKFQKRKDVMQLRLLLTYVQNGVEEPWQKIPSVIALFAAESSFILLDPSHDHYTDISKLLMQSSRVNMKGIPLFQKFFWSSSVNFKAERLWILRLLYAGLNMDDDAQIYIRNSIIETLFSFYVCPLSDNNSKALILQIVKKSVKLHKMARYLVQHCGLFSWLSSVLSFSSDELFEDKESFFLMQLHVVLEVVIDAISSRNITEWLHKDALEQLIELSLHLYKFVIGGSTFIEENVALLEPFLQIIISTLKISLKRKIYQPHFTISVEGLYQIYEAVNVNNYACSCPCAVAGLRAILMGAPAVAIFHMGREKLSSFLMWAISTASKADSQMLQLKESHPCFTISSEEEIYKESLRSKLLRWLTAAVILGKLSLKSNDLDPELSNRLKLGTLQSLWDLIGNARNESIQNRFGCETLLAAVIFYLQQHLGINCRVLPSVISALCLLFYASSFAEPRSDIFLGNKTLAASLCLKIRYPAEANPSWRWSYYQPWKDLSLELTDLQKMDELHACQTLLVIFANALRKKPSDLQVLSSQDMETSGVYEWERSIIKET; from the exons ATGGAGGAACCGAGCTCAGCTTCGAAAGATCAAG ATCCCAGGTTTGAAGTCAAAGTGAACCACGAAGCTAAACTTAAAGAAATATTGCATATGATTAATTCGATTGAAAAAAAACTATGCTCAGATGGTGTAAAGGAGTTCATTAAGTTACTAAAAGGTAACACTGGAGGTGAATTGCTCCGTCTATATATAAGGGCTTCTTCTAACTGCTCAGAGCTTCTAGATGCTTGGAAACTTCAACGGGGGAAGCCCGGATTGTCATATATATTGTCACTGGTATCTACTATTCTGGGTCATCCTGATGGGATGTACCATCCAAATGATGCGGAAAGAATAGCTGTTAGTAGGGTTCTTGACAAGTTTGCAAAACTTGTCATGGAAGAATACATGATAGATGTTTATAAGGAACTGAATAGTACAGAAGTGAAGCACCAAACTGCTGCACTGTTGCTAATGGCTTCAATTGTCCGGCGTAGGCCAGGATTGGCCTCTGAGTTTGCAAAGAAATTCGACTTCAAACTCAAGGCATTTTCCAAGCTTTCTGTATATAAAAAGAACCAAAATGAGAAGAGAATGAAGCAGTCATCGAGGAAGGCTTTTGTTGGCTTTGCAATGTCATTTTTGGAGGTGGGGAGACCAGGATTGTTGAGATGGGTGCTGCAGCAGAAGGAAATGTATTCTGGTGTCCTTCGTGGTCTTGGGGATGATGACGACGAGactattatttatgttttgtccACATTGCGTGATAGGGTTCTTGTGGAAGAGTCCTTGGTGCCCCCTGGTCTTAGAAGTGTTCTCTTTGGGAGTGTTACCTTGGAACAATTGGTCAGCATTTCTGGGAGAGAAACGGATGGACCTGCTGCAGAGTTGTCGTACCATATTCTTGTCCTTGTTTGTTCTGATCCTTGTAATGGTTTAATGCCAGATTTGAAGAGACACCCAAGCCCATTGAAAGGTAATCCGAAACGACTTGTTGAACTCATGAAAAAGCTAAAAGCAACTGAGATTGGCTATCACAGAGACTTGCTTTTGGCTATTGTTAGTGGGAGTCCCTCTTTTGGTTCAGCATACATGGAAGAGTTTCCTTACAACCTTGAAGATTTTGCATCACCAACCTG GTTCTCTATTGTTTCTCTGGCTGCAAACTTGGTTTCCTCAGTGGGCACTGGCCATCCTTTTGGTTTCCTCGATTCTAGGTCTCATAATCCCCCCTTGTTTGATGATGAGCATGTGCAGAGTATCTTGAAATGCTTGTTTCCTCGTCCATTCAGCCGGTCAGTAATTAATAAGGGGTTGCTTCACTCAAACTTTGTTGTGAAGCATGGAACTCTAAAGCTTCTTTTGGAGGCACTGAAGTTGCTGGACTCCTTCATTGGTGCATTGAACCATGGTTCTTATTTAAGTGATCAAATGATGCAAGGTTGGGCATCTCTCAAGCAAGAAATTCAGAATGAAGTCCGAACCTTGCTCCCTGATCCACAAGTTTTACTGACTCTACTTTCATCTCTGACTCGCCACTCCAAAACTCATGGGTCTTGTCTGAAGAGAACGGCATATTCAGAAAATTTTACTGAACGTAGCGGCAATAAACtaaaaaagctgaaaaaaaacTTTGGGAACAAGGACACAGATATCATTGTAAGTGGAATAGGTTCTACTCCGGGCATTGCTTTGACTGGAGACAGTGAAAGAGTTGTTGGTTCAGTTGCAGGAGATGAGACTGACAGTGGTAAGGATCTTATGGTTGTTATTGCTGAAATTTGGGATTTAGGCCGCCACTCCATGCCTCTGATTACATTGGAGGATACAGGGATTTTCTTTCAATCTAAGCTGCTTGATGctcttaaaatttatatt CGGACAGCACCTACTGCATTGGAAggttcatttgatttttttataggtcTCCTCAATAATCCTTTAGCAATGCCAATTAATCTGCAGTACTCCCTCTTGTCTCTGCTAACAGAATACATTGGATTCTCTCCAAGCAGGGGTATTCCCATTAGAACCCCTCCACAGATGTACAAGCATCTTCAATCATTTATTAACTTGTTCATTTTTTCGCCTATCGCTGATATAAAGGATCTATCACATGGTTTGGCACAAGCAGCTATGTTTAGTACTGGTGCGTTTGACAAAAACCTAGATGAAATTGGAGCATGGTTCTTATTTTTACCTAGTTATGACAGAGGAAAATCATCTTTTAAGGTCCCAGAGGTTGAACTATTGCAGAGTTTGTCTCCTGTTGTTATCTCATTTTTATGTGATGCCATTTCTACCACCGGGAATAATTTGTTCAAGCATTGGGATATTGTTAAGCATTATACATACCATTTGAAAGGTGTTAAAG AAGTATCACCTACTTTCAGTCCTCTTGCTGTATGTGCCTTGCAGAAGTGTCTAAGGTTGCTAACTTCTGAATCGGGAAGCTTTACATTGCCTGAGAAGTCAATCATATCCTTATATGTATGCAATACATTAAAATATCTCTTACAAACTCAG GTAGATGCAGGATTGTTTTCTGCGTTGGTTGAATCAGTCTTGTCTGAGAGACTTGGTGACCACTGTTGTGCAGTTGATGATTCTCGGGATTTCTTCTCTGAGTGGAGACCATTGGAGAACTTACTTCTCTTTTCACAGAGCATTTCACATCAACAAACTTCTTGCATTTTTTCCACTGATAAAAAGGCTCCACCCGTTGATGGTTCTTTTGCGAGCACACTTGATGAAATTAAAAGACTTGTAAGGAGTGGGGATGTTGGTAATATAGCTGGCATAACCAAAGCATTTTCTTCCTCAATTATTTGTACCTCACCTGATGTGATATTGATAAATTTTCCATCAGTTATGACCATTTCATGTAACCTTCGTGGAGTTCCTACGTCAATTTTATTATCAGAATTCTTTCTTGAACAAAGCTTCCTTACCAGTGTTTCTAAGTTATGGCCTGACATGTTCTTTACTGGTCTGGAAGTGGCATTATCTACTGTTCATTGTAAGGACAGTGAGGATGATACCTGTGGAAATCCATGTCGTTCTGTGGACTCTCAGATGGTGGGTTATGATGGAGAATTTGGTGAAAGTGAATCTGCTGCTGCATTTGGTTTGTTTTTGAAGCAAGTACCTTTCGATGTGCTATTTCCTGCTATAATGAACATTGAAGGTCCTTACTCATTGGAGCCCTTGAAAATGCAAGACCTGCTTCTGGCCAAGTTGTCTGACTCTACAGCTGATTGCCACCATATTTCTTATCTTCGGCTTGTGCTCTTTTGGATCCATCAGATAAAATTATCTTACAAGAGTAAACCATTAATTGAACTCCAACAACTTGCGGACATTTGCTTTAATCTCGTTGAGAACTTGTTAGCTCAACTATTGATTTTAAAAACTGATTCTGATTCTTCCAGAAATTCTGGGTTTCCTTTCTCAAGACAAGATATTCAAGAAGTGGCTGAATCTATCTTTTGTCATCCTGCTGTGGTAGCATCATTATCCTGTCCGATTGATTGTAAAGAAGACTTGGGGAATATAAACGTAGCTGAAACTTTGGATGTGCTGATTTGTTTATCCAGGCGGACAGTCCATAAATTGGATCATTGTATCTTGAGTATTTTGACGACAACTTCCGAGTATTTGTTTACTCTATGCAGTGACCAAAATTTTGTATCAAAAGCTGGAAAAAGTGCCAATAAGCAGCTTGTGGGGGCTTTTAATGCCTTGGTGGAAAGGCTATTTCTGGAAGCCAGGGACAAGTTTGATCTGTGCATTCGTACTAAAGATATGATACCTTTTCTTCCAACATTTTATTGTCTACATGCTCTGACACGTTTTATATCCCCATTTGAACTTCTTGAATTCGTGCAGTGGATGTTTAATAGCATTGACATGTATGACTTGACAGTTTGGAAATCTTCCAAAACTTCTCCTCTCGCTGTTGGATTTTGTATTGCTGCCGGTGCCTTCAAAAACCTGTCTTCTTATTTGGAGCATCCAATTACAAAGAGGGTATCACTCAATGCGTTATGGGGAATAGAAGAAGAGAATATCAATATCGACCTCATTGAGGAGATCTATATTAAGGTGGTTAATTTTGCCTTGCATTCTGAATCCAATTTTGCAGATACATGTTTGCTTGAAGCTGTTAATGCTGGTAGCAGACAGAAACACAATGACCAACAGAGTATCCATCCATTAAGTTTGATAGTCTCAAGGGCTATAATGATAACTCCTGTGGAAATGCTTTCTCATTGCATTTACAGGACCAGCAAGACAAAAGCTAAATTACTGTTTCTTCTTATTGAGACTAGTTCCTTACATTTGTCACTTTTTGGTCACTTATTTCTGGATATCGTGAACAAAGTTTTGCATGAGGGCAACATGATGGAAGAAAGCTGTGGCCTTGCCCTTTCTGATGAGGACTTTATCATTCTTCTGCCTGCTGCTATGTCATACTTGAACgcaatttttatgaaatttggaAAGCAGTGCCAGAGGCATGTTGAAAACATGGATTCTTTGTattcaagaattctttggaatgGTTTCCTTCACTGGAAGAGCTTTGTCTCTGGAAATGTATTTGATGAAGAATATGGTGAGTTCTTGCCGTCATCTACCCAAGAACTTCTCAGTCTTGTGGATGGCAGTCTTCTTGGCAAATCTATTCATATGTTGCAGTATCACTTTGCCCATGGTGGAGTttcaatgaaaatgaaaaggcGATTGAAACTATTTGATAAACTTTTCCCACATTCTACTGCACAAGATGAGCTGTTAGACTGGGTTATTGGTGAGATGGATTCTCGTTCACTTAACCAGTCATTAAACCATATGAACAGAGTTATTGCAAAGTTATCTCTTTGCAGgattttgttatttacaaaaaataatcagaTGCTGTCTCTGCAAAAGGAAGCAGGTGGGGACTTGAAGGAAGGTTCTTTGGAAATGGGATCAAATTCAGATGCATCAAGAATGcggtttataaatattttggtgaGTATTTGGCAATGGATTGTTAAGAAATTGCCTATACTCTCTGATAGTTGTGCAAAGGAAAAGAGCACAGACAGTCTGTGCAGATATTTGGAAGTCTTCATTTTGGAAAGTATTTTTGAATTAACCAAAGAGATGCATGATGATCTTGTCCAATTGCAATCTGTTCCCTTCCTAGAGCAATTGATGAGATCAGCACTTCTATATAGGTTTGAGGATCCCACAACTCTGAAAGCACTGCGACATATCCTAACTTCGCTGTGTGATGGAGAGTTTTCACGTGTCCCTTATCTGCAGCTGCTGGTTGCCCACTCTCAGTTTGCTCCTACTCTTCATTCAGTCTCCAAATCATCTGGTTCTTCTCCTGTTGGTGCATTTTTAAGGCCTATGTCCAGTATTCTGAGATCACTTGTTATCTCTTCTACTAAACACAATGCAGTTAGTGGCAAGCGTGATGTGTTTTCAAGACAGTTGGAAGTTATTAAATTGCTCCGCGGACTCTTTCCGGACAAGGCTCAATTTGGTTTTGATTCTGGAAAAGATTTTGGTATAAATTTTAGAGAGTTGCATTTACTGCTTTTGTCTTCTTATGGTGCAACACTCAGCGAAGTCGACTTGATGATATATAGTCTGATGCATGATATTGAGTCTGCAAATGGATCAGACTTTGTGAATGCTACTGAAACAGATCACCTATGGGGAAGTTCTGctttaaaagtgaaaaaagaaCGGGATGTGGAGCGGGATATGTGTTCAGATATCATGACTGATACTGAAGGAGTTGGGGAACGTCGGAAAAGTCAATTTAGAGAAAATCTTTCAATTGACCCCAAAATATGTGCGTCGACAGTGCTATATTTTCCCTATGATGCTATTGCAGTTGATGAACCATTATCCTTGAACAAG GCACATCCTCCTGTTGTTGGAAAAATTGAACGTTACGATCCTTTTTTCATCTTGCACTTTTCGATTCATAGTCTGTCATTGGGCTATATTGAACCGATGGAGTTTGCTGGTTTAGGCTTGCTTGCAGTTGCATTTGTTAGCATATCTTCATCAGATGACAGGATAAGAAAATTGGGTTATGAGACTCTCGGGATCCTTAAGTGTGCATTGGAG AAATTTCAAAAGAGGAAGGATGTAATGCAACTTCGGCTTCTGTTGACTTATGTGCAAAATGGTGTTGAAGAACCATGGCAGAAAATCCCTTCTGTTATTGCTCTTTTTGCTGCAGAATCATCTTTTATATTGTTGGACCCTTCGCATGATCACTATACAGATATAAGTAAGCTTTTGATGCAGTCTTCTAGGGTAAATATGAAG GGTATACCATTGTTTCAGAAATTTTTCTGGAGTAGCTCTGTTAATTTCAAAGCAGAAAGGTTGTGGATACTGCGCTTACTGTATGCAGGCCTGAACATGGATGATGATGCACAAATATATATCAGAAACTCGATTATTGAGACGTTGTTTAGTTTTTATGTCTGTCCTCTTTCAGATAACAATTCAAAGGCACTGATTCTTCAG ATAGTGAAGAAGTCTGTCAAATTGCATAAGATGGCTCGTTATCTAGTTCAACACTGTGGTTTGTTTTCATGGTTATCATCTGTTCTCTCATTCTCCAGTGATGAGCTctttgaagacaaagaaagTTTTTTCTTAATGCAATTGCATGTCGTATTGGAG GTGGTCATTGATGCTATTTCATCCAGAAACATTACTGAGTGGTTGCACAAAGATGCCCTTGAGCAGCTCATAGAACTTTCTTTGCATCTGTACAAATTCGTAATTGGTGGGTCAACATTCATAGAGGAAAATGTGGCATTGCTTGAGCCATTTCTGCAAATAATTATATCAACTCTGAAGATATCGCTGAAGAGGAAAATATACCAGCCACATTTTACCATATCAGTTGAGGGtttatatcaaatatatgaggctgttaatgtaaataattatgcTTGCTCTTGCCCTTGTGCAGTGGCTGGGCTAAGAGCTATACTTATGGGTGCACCTGCAGTTGCTATTTTCCACATG GGTCGGGAAAAGCTTTCAAGTTTTCTTATGTGGGCAATTTCTACTGCTTCAAAAGCAGACTCACAAATGCTTCAGCTTAAAGAATCTCATCCCTGTTTCACCATTTCTTCAGAGGAAGAGATCTATAAGGAATCTTTGAGATCAAAACTTTTACGTTGGCTAACTGCTGCTGTAATTCTAGGGAAGCTTTCTTTGAAATCTAATGATTTGGACCCTGAATTATCAAATCGGTTAAAATTGGGAACACTGCAATCTTTATGGGATCTTATTGGAAATGCACGTAATGAAAGCATCCAAAATAGATTTGGCTGTGAGACTTTATTAGCTGCTGTGATTTTCTACCTCCAACAGCATCTTGGCATTAATTGCAGAGTTCTCCCATCAGTTATATCCGcactttgtcttcttttttatgCCTCCAGTTTTGCAG AACCCAGATCTGATATCTTCCTTGGTAACAAAACTCTTGCGGCATCACTGTGTTTGAAGATACGTTATCCCGCTGAAGCAAATCCTTCCTGGAGATG GTCATATTACCAGCCATGGAAGGATCTTTCATTGGAGCTCACTGACTTGCAGAAGATGGATGAACTCCATGCTTGTCAAACGCTTTTGGTCATTTTTGCAAACGCGTTGAGAAAGAAACCATCAGATTTGCAGGTTTTATCATCTCAAGACATGGAGACATCTGGTGTGTATGAGTGGGAAAGAAGTATCATAAAAGAGAcgtaa